From the genome of Globicephala melas chromosome 11, mGloMel1.2, whole genome shotgun sequence, one region includes:
- the PRICKLE4 gene encoding prickle-like protein 4 isoform X1, translating to MGGVLFSVQTLPPMSLLNSGSPHRGERLTPPEPNPPVNSDSNPGHVPEEDPEETSAQVDPEVLSLGNPGLDINQAPSWPGLRTLLQQLPPQDSDERYCLAPGEEELAELRLFCAQRRREALGQGVARLVPPKLEECTCEKCRERLRPGEYGVFTAWAGEQRCWHRACFACQACGQALINLIYFYHDGHLYCGRHHAELLRPRCPACDQLIFSRRCTEAEGRRWHENHFCCQDCAGPLGGGRYALLGGGPCCPSCFERRYSDAGSSPAPTVEGRASPGEAEIGGFEDGHRAPRNAAIISRAALLATAASSSLETHRGMLGFSPEQECRAGDQEETPKGQEQGCPETPLDPKEDASCPTCSSSSESEPEGFFLGQRLPRPWETPGNLRAGDSDTSRKHCTIC from the exons ATGGGAGGCGTCTTGTTTTCTGTGCAGACTTTGCCACCAATGTCACTGCTGAACTCTGGCTCGCCCCACCGAGGGGAGAGGCTGACCCCTCCGGAGCCAAATCCACCAGTCAACTCAGACAGCAACCCAGGTCACGTGCCAGAGGAGGACCCTGAGGAAACCTCTGCTCAGGTG GATCCTGAAGTCCTGAGCTTGGGGAACCCTGGCCTGGACATCAACCAAGCCCCCAGCTGGCCTGGACTGCGGACCCTCCTGCAGCAGCTCCCTCCGCAGGACAGCGAT GAGCGCTATTGCCTGGCCCCTGGGGAGGAGGAGCTGGCTGAGCTGCGGCTCTTCTGTGCCCAGCGGAGGCGGGAGGCCCTGGGACAGGGGGTGGCCCGCCTAGTACCTCCCAAGCTTGAAGAATGCACCTGTGAAAAG TGCAGGGAGCGGCTGAGGCCAGGGGAGTACGGAGTGTTCACAGCTTGGGCAGGAGAGCAGCGCTGCTGGCACCGGGCTTGCTTTGCCTGCCAGGCCTGTGGCCAGGCCCTGATAAACCTCATCTACTTCTACCACGATGGGCATCTCTACTGCGGCCGTCATCACGCAGAGCTGCTGCGGCCGCGCTGCCCGGCTTGTGACCAG ctgATCTTCTCCCGCCGCTGCACCGAGGCCGAGGGACGGCGCTGGCACGAGAACCACTTCTGCTGCCAGGACTGCGCCGGGCCCTTGGGCGGGGGACGTTATGCCCTGCTGGGCGGCGGCCCCTGCTGCCCCAGCTGCTTTGAGAGACGCTATTCGGATGCCGGCTCGAGTCCGGCCCCGACAGTGGAAGGCAGGGCGTCCCCGG GGGAGGCGGAGATCGGCGGATTTGAAGATGGGCACCGCGCCCCGCGGAATGCCGCGATCATCTCCCGGGCAGCCCTTCTCGCTACTGCTGCCAGCTCCAGTCTGGAAACCCACAGGGGGATGCTTGGCTTCAGCCCGGAGCAGGAGTGTAGAGCTGGGGACCAGGAGGAGACACCCAAAGGGCAAGAGCAGGGATGCCCAGAGACTCCCCTTGATCCCAAGGAGGACGCTTCCTGCCCCACCTGCTCCTCTTCCTCTGAGTCGGAACCCGAAGGCTTTTTCTTAGGCCAGCGCCTTCCCCGGCCCTGGGAGACCCCCGGCAATCTCCGAGCTGGGGACAGCGACACCTCCAGGAAGCATTGCACCATTTGCTAG
- the PRICKLE4 gene encoding prickle-like protein 4 isoform X3, producing the protein MGGVLFSVQTLPPMSLLNSGSPHRGERLTPPEPNPPVNSDSNPGHVPEEDPEETSAQVDPEVLSLGNPGLDINQAPSWPGLRTLLQQLPPQDSDERYCLAPGEEELAELRLFCAQRRREALGQGVARLVPPKLEECTCEKLIFSRRCTEAEGRRWHENHFCCQDCAGPLGGGRYALLGGGPCCPSCFERRYSDAGSSPAPTVEGRASPGEAEIGGFEDGHRAPRNAAIISRAALLATAASSSLETHRGMLGFSPEQECRAGDQEETPKGQEQGCPETPLDPKEDASCPTCSSSSESEPEGFFLGQRLPRPWETPGNLRAGDSDTSRKHCTIC; encoded by the exons ATGGGAGGCGTCTTGTTTTCTGTGCAGACTTTGCCACCAATGTCACTGCTGAACTCTGGCTCGCCCCACCGAGGGGAGAGGCTGACCCCTCCGGAGCCAAATCCACCAGTCAACTCAGACAGCAACCCAGGTCACGTGCCAGAGGAGGACCCTGAGGAAACCTCTGCTCAGGTG GATCCTGAAGTCCTGAGCTTGGGGAACCCTGGCCTGGACATCAACCAAGCCCCCAGCTGGCCTGGACTGCGGACCCTCCTGCAGCAGCTCCCTCCGCAGGACAGCGAT GAGCGCTATTGCCTGGCCCCTGGGGAGGAGGAGCTGGCTGAGCTGCGGCTCTTCTGTGCCCAGCGGAGGCGGGAGGCCCTGGGACAGGGGGTGGCCCGCCTAGTACCTCCCAAGCTTGAAGAATGCACCTGTGAAAAG ctgATCTTCTCCCGCCGCTGCACCGAGGCCGAGGGACGGCGCTGGCACGAGAACCACTTCTGCTGCCAGGACTGCGCCGGGCCCTTGGGCGGGGGACGTTATGCCCTGCTGGGCGGCGGCCCCTGCTGCCCCAGCTGCTTTGAGAGACGCTATTCGGATGCCGGCTCGAGTCCGGCCCCGACAGTGGAAGGCAGGGCGTCCCCGG GGGAGGCGGAGATCGGCGGATTTGAAGATGGGCACCGCGCCCCGCGGAATGCCGCGATCATCTCCCGGGCAGCCCTTCTCGCTACTGCTGCCAGCTCCAGTCTGGAAACCCACAGGGGGATGCTTGGCTTCAGCCCGGAGCAGGAGTGTAGAGCTGGGGACCAGGAGGAGACACCCAAAGGGCAAGAGCAGGGATGCCCAGAGACTCCCCTTGATCCCAAGGAGGACGCTTCCTGCCCCACCTGCTCCTCTTCCTCTGAGTCGGAACCCGAAGGCTTTTTCTTAGGCCAGCGCCTTCCCCGGCCCTGGGAGACCCCCGGCAATCTCCGAGCTGGGGACAGCGACACCTCCAGGAAGCATTGCACCATTTGCTAG
- the PRICKLE4 gene encoding prickle-like protein 4 isoform X2, translated as MKREGNKGKEGKAELCFSPFAAFPQDPEVLSLGNPGLDINQAPSWPGLRTLLQQLPPQDSDERYCLAPGEEELAELRLFCAQRRREALGQGVARLVPPKLEECTCEKCRERLRPGEYGVFTAWAGEQRCWHRACFACQACGQALINLIYFYHDGHLYCGRHHAELLRPRCPACDQLIFSRRCTEAEGRRWHENHFCCQDCAGPLGGGRYALLGGGPCCPSCFERRYSDAGSSPAPTVEGRASPGEAEIGGFEDGHRAPRNAAIISRAALLATAASSSLETHRGMLGFSPEQECRAGDQEETPKGQEQGCPETPLDPKEDASCPTCSSSSESEPEGFFLGQRLPRPWETPGNLRAGDSDTSRKHCTIC; from the exons ATGAAGAGGGAAGGAaacaaggggaaggaaggaaaagcggagctctgcttctctccttttGCTGCGTTTCCTCAGGATCCTGAAGTCCTGAGCTTGGGGAACCCTGGCCTGGACATCAACCAAGCCCCCAGCTGGCCTGGACTGCGGACCCTCCTGCAGCAGCTCCCTCCGCAGGACAGCGAT GAGCGCTATTGCCTGGCCCCTGGGGAGGAGGAGCTGGCTGAGCTGCGGCTCTTCTGTGCCCAGCGGAGGCGGGAGGCCCTGGGACAGGGGGTGGCCCGCCTAGTACCTCCCAAGCTTGAAGAATGCACCTGTGAAAAG TGCAGGGAGCGGCTGAGGCCAGGGGAGTACGGAGTGTTCACAGCTTGGGCAGGAGAGCAGCGCTGCTGGCACCGGGCTTGCTTTGCCTGCCAGGCCTGTGGCCAGGCCCTGATAAACCTCATCTACTTCTACCACGATGGGCATCTCTACTGCGGCCGTCATCACGCAGAGCTGCTGCGGCCGCGCTGCCCGGCTTGTGACCAG ctgATCTTCTCCCGCCGCTGCACCGAGGCCGAGGGACGGCGCTGGCACGAGAACCACTTCTGCTGCCAGGACTGCGCCGGGCCCTTGGGCGGGGGACGTTATGCCCTGCTGGGCGGCGGCCCCTGCTGCCCCAGCTGCTTTGAGAGACGCTATTCGGATGCCGGCTCGAGTCCGGCCCCGACAGTGGAAGGCAGGGCGTCCCCGG GGGAGGCGGAGATCGGCGGATTTGAAGATGGGCACCGCGCCCCGCGGAATGCCGCGATCATCTCCCGGGCAGCCCTTCTCGCTACTGCTGCCAGCTCCAGTCTGGAAACCCACAGGGGGATGCTTGGCTTCAGCCCGGAGCAGGAGTGTAGAGCTGGGGACCAGGAGGAGACACCCAAAGGGCAAGAGCAGGGATGCCCAGAGACTCCCCTTGATCCCAAGGAGGACGCTTCCTGCCCCACCTGCTCCTCTTCCTCTGAGTCGGAACCCGAAGGCTTTTTCTTAGGCCAGCGCCTTCCCCGGCCCTGGGAGACCCCCGGCAATCTCCGAGCTGGGGACAGCGACACCTCCAGGAAGCATTGCACCATTTGCTAG
- the TOMM6 gene encoding mitochondrial import receptor subunit TOM6 homolog, which translates to MRGRKLHDLLAPTSGVVRDLAEGWGAAMASSGAGVIAAGSANEAPEIPDNVGDWLRGVYRFATDRNDFRRNLILNLGLFAAGVWLARNLSDIDLMAPQPGV; encoded by the exons ATGCGAGGCCGGAAGTTGCATGATCTGCTGGCGCCGACAAGCGGCGTGGTGAGAGACCTTGCGGAGGGTTGGGGTGCTGCTATGGCTTCCAGTGGGGCCGGCGTGATCGCTGCGGGCTCGGCAAATGAAGCTCCCGAAATCCCAGACAACGTGGGAGACTGGCTTCGGGGCGTCTACCGCTTCGCCACCGATAGGAATGACTTCCGCAG GAACTTAATCCTCAATTTGGGACTCTTTGCTGCCGGAGTTTGGCTGGCCAGGAATTTGAGTGACATTGACCTAATGGCACCTCAGCCTGGGGTGTAG